The following proteins come from a genomic window of Paenibacillus spongiae:
- a CDS encoding NUDIX domain-containing protein, giving the protein MAHSQSLSVGGVLVKDGEVLLVQIGYGNNRGQWMIPGGLVDPGESLEEAVVREVREETGLSVQPSRIIAIRSGVVRFKRLELLIDIGVTRPIKKTPCRCQLLFLGDFKLRGTYSGSL; this is encoded by the coding sequence ATGGCTCATTCACAATCGCTATCAGTAGGAGGCGTGTTGGTTAAAGACGGTGAAGTGTTATTGGTTCAAATCGGTTACGGAAACAATAGAGGGCAGTGGATGATACCGGGAGGACTCGTGGACCCGGGGGAGTCATTAGAGGAAGCTGTCGTACGGGAGGTTCGGGAAGAAACGGGATTATCCGTTCAGCCGAGCCGGATCATTGCAATCCGCAGCGGGGTAGTACGCTTCAAGCGTCTGGAGCTCCTTATTGACATAGGGGTAACGAGGCCAATAAAAAAGACACCTTGCCGGTGTCAGTTGTTGTTTTTGGGTGATTTTAAATTAAGGGGCACCTATTCCGGCTCCCTATAA
- a CDS encoding acetyl-CoA C-acetyltransferase: protein MNNVVIASAVRTPIGSLNGLYKDVSAVRLGSVVIAEAVRRAGINPQEVDEAVMGNVLQAGLGQNPARQAALSAGLSIHAPAMTINHVCGSGMKAVSLAFNAICCGERDIIVAGGMENMTLAPYLLHGARSGYRMGHQTAVDSMIQDGLWCAANDYHMGITAENISEQYGFTREQLDRFAWESQQKAKAAVDAGKFDDEMTPVSIPQKKGETQLVSKDEYPRPDTTLEGLARLRPAFRQDGMVTAGNASGINDGAAALVIMSERRAARLGIKPLATILAHATAGVDPSMMGTGPIPATERALEKTALTMNDIDLLEVNEAFAAQALAYSKHFDIDSDKFNVNGGAIALGHPIGASGARVLVTLLHEMGRRGSQRGLAALCIGGGQGIAAIVERI from the coding sequence ATGAACAACGTGGTTATCGCAAGCGCAGTACGTACGCCAATTGGCAGCTTGAATGGGTTGTATAAGGACGTGTCCGCAGTTCGTCTTGGCTCTGTCGTCATCGCAGAAGCCGTACGGCGCGCGGGCATTAATCCCCAGGAAGTAGACGAGGCTGTCATGGGTAACGTTCTTCAGGCAGGCCTTGGACAGAACCCCGCTCGGCAAGCGGCTCTGTCGGCAGGTCTTTCCATTCATGCACCCGCAATGACGATTAATCATGTATGCGGCTCAGGAATGAAGGCCGTCAGCCTTGCGTTCAACGCCATATGCTGCGGCGAGCGCGACATTATCGTTGCCGGCGGTATGGAAAATATGACCTTAGCCCCCTATCTATTGCATGGTGCCCGTTCCGGTTATCGAATGGGGCATCAGACCGCAGTCGATTCCATGATTCAAGATGGCCTATGGTGCGCCGCGAACGATTACCATATGGGAATTACCGCCGAGAACATTAGTGAACAGTATGGGTTCACGCGCGAGCAGCTCGATCGATTTGCATGGGAGAGCCAACAGAAAGCCAAAGCCGCTGTGGATGCCGGTAAATTCGATGACGAAATGACCCCGGTATCGATCCCTCAGAAGAAAGGCGAAACGCAATTGGTTAGCAAGGATGAGTATCCCCGCCCCGATACAACATTGGAGGGACTCGCGAGATTGCGGCCCGCTTTCAGACAGGACGGAATGGTGACCGCTGGCAACGCATCCGGTATCAATGACGGTGCCGCCGCATTGGTGATCATGTCTGAACGCCGTGCAGCCCGGCTTGGGATCAAACCGCTCGCGACCATACTTGCACACGCTACGGCAGGCGTCGATCCTTCGATGATGGGAACCGGTCCGATTCCGGCGACTGAACGGGCTTTGGAGAAGACCGCTCTAACGATGAACGACATCGATCTGCTGGAAGTCAACGAAGCCTTCGCCGCACAGGCGCTGGCTTACAGCAAGCATTTTGACATTGATTCCGATAAATTCAACGTGAATGGCGGAGCCATAGCACTCGGCCATCCGATCGGAGCAAGCGGCGCCCGCGTCCTTGTCACTCTGCTCCATGAGATGGGCCGCAGAGGCTCGCAACGCGGATTGGCTGCCCTATGCATCG
- a CDS encoding LysR family transcriptional regulator, translated as MDLRQLSYFLEVAQHASFSKASQSIHLSQPTLSKMVRNLENELGIVLFDRSTRRVVLTEAGKLVQTHAQAVINARQQLLAAVEDLTEMRRGQFALGLPPVIGASFFPKVIADFHQLHPDIAIHIVEEGGKRIEQLLLEGKINLGVIVLPVDEGLFDIIPIVQRHLNLVLPHAHPLSRKRKVRLADLRDEPFILFRQEFNLHDRVKAACIREGFEPRVVYESAQWDFIYELICANQGISLLPETICAKLDTGKVRVIRLIEPSIHWDLAIIRKKGGYISQAAQGWIEFAQHVFANRQ; from the coding sequence ATGGATTTACGGCAATTAAGCTATTTTCTCGAGGTCGCTCAGCACGCGAGCTTCTCTAAGGCAAGCCAATCGATTCATCTCTCGCAGCCCACGCTAAGCAAAATGGTGAGGAACCTGGAGAATGAACTGGGCATCGTTCTCTTCGACCGATCCACCCGTAGAGTCGTGTTGACGGAAGCAGGCAAATTGGTTCAGACGCACGCGCAAGCAGTCATCAATGCCAGGCAGCAGCTGTTAGCTGCGGTAGAAGACTTAACGGAGATGAGAAGGGGACAATTTGCGTTGGGACTGCCTCCGGTCATCGGGGCAAGCTTCTTTCCGAAGGTCATTGCGGATTTTCATCAGCTGCATCCTGACATCGCGATCCATATCGTGGAAGAGGGAGGCAAACGGATCGAACAGCTTCTCCTTGAAGGGAAGATTAATCTGGGGGTCATCGTGCTGCCTGTCGATGAAGGATTATTCGACATTATCCCAATCGTGCAGCGGCATCTGAACCTCGTTCTCCCCCACGCGCATCCGTTGTCCAGGAAACGAAAGGTTCGGCTTGCGGACCTGAGGGATGAGCCATTCATCCTGTTTCGCCAGGAATTCAATTTGCATGACCGCGTGAAGGCAGCCTGTATTCGGGAGGGATTCGAGCCCCGGGTTGTCTATGAAAGCGCGCAATGGGATTTCATCTATGAGTTGATCTGCGCGAACCAGGGTATCTCCCTCCTTCCGGAGACGATATGCGCGAAGCTCGATACGGGCAAGGTTCGTGTCATCCGGCTGATCGAACCGAGCATCCATTGGGATTTGGCTATCATACGGAAGAAGGGAGGTTACATCTCTCAGGCGGCTCAAGGTTGGATTGAGTTCGCTCAGCATGTGTTTGCGAATCGTCAGTAA
- a CDS encoding 3-hydroxyacyl-CoA dehydrogenase family protein, which yields MITAITVLGAGTMGLGIARLFAGHGCRVTVYDPNIQPLSDPFLPPSLVLANDFEKAVSEADLIVEAVPEQMDIKREIFGRLDKLIKPSAIVASNTSTFQLHDLTADLAIRDRMLITHFFNPADYIPLVEIVALPSTSSSIVCEVASLLQRCGKSPVVLNKDIPGFIANRLQAALMREACYLLENGVADAAQIDTAVREGLGLRWAFKGPFEVADLGGLDIWAKVTGHLFPELANSIEAPQSIVEKTGRGELGVKSGRGFYEYDDVYRTADRLRSSLQRLLTLKSNFHQEG from the coding sequence ATGATTACAGCCATTACCGTATTGGGAGCAGGAACGATGGGACTGGGAATCGCCCGGCTGTTTGCCGGTCACGGCTGCCGGGTGACCGTATACGACCCGAATATACAGCCGCTATCAGACCCATTTCTTCCACCCTCTCTTGTCTTGGCAAACGATTTTGAGAAAGCGGTTTCAGAAGCGGACCTGATTGTGGAAGCCGTTCCCGAACAAATGGACATTAAGCGTGAAATATTCGGTCGGCTGGACAAACTCATTAAACCGTCAGCGATCGTCGCCTCCAACACATCGACCTTCCAGCTTCATGACCTGACTGCGGACTTAGCGATCCGTGACCGCATGCTCATCACCCACTTCTTCAATCCTGCCGATTACATTCCGCTGGTAGAGATTGTCGCCTTGCCTTCAACATCCTCAAGCATAGTATGTGAAGTCGCCTCCTTGCTGCAGCGATGCGGAAAATCACCTGTAGTCTTGAACAAGGACATTCCCGGCTTTATCGCCAACCGTTTGCAAGCCGCATTAATGAGAGAAGCATGTTACTTGCTGGAAAATGGTGTTGCCGATGCCGCCCAGATCGACACGGCAGTTCGAGAAGGTCTCGGCTTGCGCTGGGCATTCAAAGGTCCGTTCGAGGTCGCAGATCTTGGCGGACTGGACATCTGGGCCAAAGTGACCGGTCATCTCTTCCCGGAACTGGCTAACAGCATCGAAGCACCGCAGTCCATCGTTGAAAAAACAGGCCGCGGTGAGCTTGGCGTTAAGAGCGGACGCGGCTTCTATGAATATGATGATGTATATCGTACTGCAGATCGGCTTCGGAGCAGCCTGCAGCGCTTGCTTACACTCAAATCGAATTTTCACCAGGAAGGGTGA
- a CDS encoding ATP-binding cassette domain-containing protein, with amino-acid sequence MDITKYIRCFLDSASILYRVERSPVLVLAVMLLLGTFIMPVELWLVKTLVDRVQAWAAPAPIGPILAAASWLAALMIINNIGFVPVPLAMTRLSEIGTLEEQRLLLYKTSKLPLTLVEAPRMKDLRERALQVSLFTVYDTGCQLLQVSLQSAVLIALMLAYGQWIPVIAISAAALLQMYVMGKSAASLERLSREQTSGSRLLRHYAALMTKREAAKEIRLFDIGTILSGRWLELYQRQSREKWTIVRSSELRKIGPELLMVLVGGLLVSLLVLLPGASKLTAGEFTLLFMALTLLLSQLKSLIGHAASMQTQYMRWADFRAYMNLEEDHRFEIHHALEARNTDTSGKAETANIGTVIRKYSDSITESPPNETVRGTSLEIRKLHYRYPNTERETLHDISLTIPSGCRAALVGENGSGKSTLIKLLTGMYMLDRGEIVWSGEGGRSLKDGKPGEGSISAVFQDFTRLFVTLRENVALGNLTEMHHDARLRNALRSAGSRLGDLDMQIGSPFGGMEPSGGQWQQIATARALLRDAGFVFFDEPTAALDPQTEKKAFDLFLRVTEGRSALLVTHRLGAAKLADVIFVLKHGRLVEQGTHQELMKRKGEYSRMFQLQASWYA; translated from the coding sequence ATGGATATTACGAAGTATATACGCTGCTTCTTGGATTCAGCATCGATCTTGTACCGGGTGGAACGTTCGCCTGTTCTCGTATTGGCCGTCATGCTGCTCTTGGGTACCTTCATCATGCCTGTGGAGCTGTGGCTGGTCAAGACGCTCGTCGACCGCGTTCAAGCATGGGCTGCCCCAGCCCCGATCGGCCCTATACTTGCAGCAGCTTCTTGGTTGGCCGCGCTCATGATCATCAACAATATCGGATTCGTCCCTGTCCCGCTCGCCATGACAAGATTGAGCGAAATTGGCACGCTCGAGGAACAGCGGCTTCTGCTGTATAAAACCTCCAAACTTCCTCTCACTCTGGTTGAAGCGCCTCGCATGAAGGATCTCCGCGAACGCGCGCTGCAGGTCTCATTATTTACCGTTTACGATACAGGCTGTCAGCTGCTGCAGGTTTCGCTGCAGTCGGCGGTATTAATTGCACTCATGCTGGCATACGGCCAATGGATCCCGGTTATCGCGATCAGCGCGGCGGCACTGCTCCAAATGTACGTTATGGGGAAGTCAGCTGCAAGCCTCGAGCGGTTAAGCCGCGAGCAGACATCGGGCAGCAGACTGCTCCGGCATTATGCAGCGCTGATGACGAAACGCGAAGCGGCCAAGGAAATCCGTCTGTTCGATATCGGAACGATCTTGTCCGGACGCTGGTTAGAGCTGTACCAAAGACAATCGCGTGAAAAATGGACCATCGTCCGTTCCTCCGAGCTGCGCAAGATCGGACCGGAGCTGCTCATGGTACTCGTCGGTGGATTGCTCGTCTCGCTGCTCGTATTGCTGCCGGGAGCAAGCAAGCTTACCGCCGGTGAATTCACGTTGTTATTCATGGCTTTGACGCTGCTGTTGTCGCAGTTGAAGAGCCTGATCGGTCATGCAGCCTCCATGCAGACCCAATATATGAGATGGGCAGATTTTCGAGCCTATATGAATCTTGAAGAAGATCATAGATTCGAGATTCACCATGCATTGGAGGCTCGAAACACAGATACGTCAGGTAAGGCTGAGACCGCTAATATTGGCACAGTCATAAGAAAATACTCGGACAGCATTACAGAGAGTCCACCCAACGAAACTGTGCGCGGGACGTCATTGGAAATCCGCAAGCTTCATTATCGTTATCCCAACACTGAACGGGAGACGCTGCACGATATCAGTCTGACGATTCCTTCGGGCTGCAGGGCTGCTCTGGTCGGCGAGAACGGATCGGGCAAATCGACGTTAATCAAGCTGTTGACGGGGATGTATATGCTGGATCGCGGCGAAATCGTCTGGAGCGGCGAAGGGGGAAGGAGCTTGAAGGATGGGAAGCCCGGAGAAGGTTCAATATCTGCGGTCTTTCAAGATTTTACCCGGTTGTTTGTCACGCTGCGGGAGAACGTTGCGCTTGGCAACCTGACGGAGATGCATCATGATGCACGATTAAGGAATGCGCTTCGATCGGCGGGCAGCCGGCTTGGCGACTTGGACATGCAGATCGGTTCGCCCTTTGGCGGAATGGAACCCTCCGGCGGGCAGTGGCAGCAGATCGCAACTGCCCGCGCGCTTCTTCGGGATGCGGGATTCGTATTCTTCGACGAGCCGACGGCAGCCCTCGATCCTCAGACGGAGAAGAAAGCCTTCGATCTGTTCCTGCGCGTAACCGAAGGGCGTTCGGCTCTGCTTGTCACTCATCGGCTAGGGGCCGCGAAGCTGGCGGATGTCATATTCGTCCTCAAGCATGGCCGGCTCGTGGAGCAAGGAACCCATCAGGAGTTGATGAAACGAAAGGGGGAATACAGCCGAATGTTCCAGCTGCAGGCTTCATGGTATGCGTGA
- a CDS encoding ABC transporter ATP-binding protein: MNITTRAGTVRSIGQLICRISRAMPVLTLIWLGIPLLLGVLIIPGYAAQKDLIDLFIGGSDGRDWESMLKEALLPLIIFTGVALIRSLLAACQNAADPMLSDRASMLLQSELHRRAIRVPLERMDQSDYYDRLQRAETVAGGDVLGILKNVIVFLTLLFELIGLLIVVSLAHPVVCILLVIVYAISFIIRLESDIVVRRMNRDLTRSGRQSDYLREVVTKPETVKEMRIFGSIGYLIDKWHDTMRQSLSLRMNARRREIKRGMIISAVQIAGLFGAIMWMALNLGSGGFTAGTLVIVFLAMRQAYGISGRMVHPISKIYIQSTKIMDLNDYLKESSAGDEADKEGIAPPLPNPGTSCLIEFDNVTYQYSGAQEPALHEIRLTLNPGETVALVGENGAGKSTLVRLLLGLYQPTSGRIIWDGVDMRALDPVKLSSSMSAVFQDFVRYETVLRDNVGFGFQEQLGKDAYLRRALQAGGAGSLESECGGLDSPVGLLAEGGRELSGGQWQRLAIARAALRSPKLLVLDEPTAALDPQHETELYRSFRELAQGRTTLFVSHRLGWARYADRIIVMRGGRIVEEGSHETLLKADGVYAAMFRSQAEWYCSTAGEGEGRVSGNIMR; this comes from the coding sequence ATGAATATTACTACACGTGCTGGGACTGTTCGCAGTATCGGACAACTGATATGCCGGATATCGAGAGCGATGCCCGTATTGACCTTGATTTGGCTCGGAATTCCGCTGCTGCTCGGCGTTCTCATCATACCGGGGTATGCGGCCCAGAAGGATTTGATTGATTTGTTCATTGGCGGTTCGGACGGACGAGATTGGGAATCGATGCTCAAGGAGGCGCTGCTGCCGCTCATTATCTTTACGGGTGTTGCTTTGATCCGATCCCTGCTTGCCGCATGCCAGAACGCAGCCGATCCCATGCTTAGCGACCGGGCATCGATGCTCCTTCAATCCGAATTGCATCGTCGGGCGATCCGTGTTCCGTTAGAAAGAATGGATCAATCCGACTATTATGACCGGCTGCAGCGCGCCGAGACCGTAGCGGGTGGGGACGTGCTTGGCATCTTGAAGAATGTAATTGTTTTTCTTACCCTTTTGTTTGAATTGATTGGCCTCCTAATTGTGGTATCGCTTGCCCATCCCGTCGTTTGCATTCTGCTGGTCATCGTCTACGCCATATCCTTCATCATCCGGCTGGAATCCGATATCGTCGTGCGCCGTATGAATCGGGACCTGACCCGATCGGGGCGGCAATCCGATTACCTGCGCGAAGTCGTGACGAAGCCGGAGACGGTGAAGGAAATGCGGATATTCGGCTCGATCGGCTATTTGATTGATAAGTGGCATGATACGATGCGTCAGTCGCTGTCACTGCGGATGAATGCGCGGAGAAGAGAAATCAAGCGGGGTATGATCATATCGGCTGTTCAGATTGCGGGCTTGTTCGGAGCGATCATGTGGATGGCATTGAATCTCGGTTCCGGCGGCTTCACGGCGGGTACGCTCGTCATTGTGTTTCTGGCGATGCGGCAGGCATACGGCATATCCGGAAGAATGGTTCATCCCATCAGCAAAATCTATATTCAGAGTACAAAGATCATGGATTTAAACGACTATTTGAAAGAATCTTCGGCGGGGGATGAGGCTGACAAGGAGGGGATCGCACCACCGCTCCCGAATCCGGGGACTTCGTGTTTAATCGAGTTTGACAACGTTACGTATCAATATTCCGGTGCGCAAGAACCGGCATTGCATGAGATTCGGTTGACGCTGAACCCTGGCGAGACCGTGGCGCTGGTCGGCGAGAACGGGGCTGGCAAATCGACGCTCGTCCGTTTGCTGCTCGGCTTGTATCAACCAACTAGCGGGCGAATAATATGGGACGGAGTCGATATGAGAGCGTTAGACCCGGTGAAGCTTAGCAGCTCGATGTCAGCCGTCTTCCAGGATTTCGTCCGTTACGAAACGGTACTGCGCGATAACGTCGGCTTCGGGTTCCAGGAACAGCTTGGCAAGGACGCTTATTTGCGCCGCGCCCTGCAGGCAGGTGGGGCTGGCAGTCTGGAAAGCGAATGCGGCGGACTCGACAGTCCCGTTGGATTGCTGGCGGAGGGCGGAAGAGAGCTAAGCGGCGGACAATGGCAGCGTCTGGCCATCGCCCGGGCAGCTCTGCGCAGCCCCAAGCTGCTCGTGCTTGACGAGCCGACGGCGGCGCTCGATCCGCAGCATGAGACCGAGCTTTACCGGTCGTTCCGCGAGTTGGCGCAAGGCCGCACGACTTTGTTCGTATCGCACCGTCTCGGCTGGGCGCGCTACGCGGATCGGATTATTGTCATGCGGGGAGGACGGATCGTAGAAGAGGGCTCGCACGAAACGCTGCTGAAGGCAGATGGCGTATACGCGGCCATGTTTCGGTCGCAAGCGGAATGGTATTGCAGCACTGCGGGGGAAGGGGAAGGCAGGGTTAGCGGGAATATAATGCGATAA